In the Leptospira sp. WS4.C2 genome, one interval contains:
- the rpoB gene encoding DNA-directed RNA polymerase subunit beta, protein MHTRMQIRNRVNFGKITDLNLLPNLIYVQKKSFDWFLQSEVKDPTKRLNQGLEAVFRESFPIESPNNDMVMEYGHYILGEPKRDPQECKDTDSSFAVPLKAVIRLIIKDTGEIREQVVYMGDLPVMTDHGTFIINGAERVVVSQLHRSPGIFFSYDQVRDTFSARVIPYRGSWLEFEMDNKGILVAKIDRKKKFPATLLVKAMGMGTNEEVLRLFYGSSKMKIAGANPKDLKRLIGRRTIADIINMETGEVMLDAGSKINEDNISILREMKVKDVDVIEFPKGKDNPVLINCLEKDGVNDYEDAVKKFHTIMRPGEPSTIENAEAELRRLFFSPKTFDLGIVGRYKINSKFEFNNPKDFSKAEDRVLRKYDIIETVRYLVMLMSEAENYYPDDIDHLGNRRIRSVGELIANQLKLGFSRVERVIKERMTVQEPEQQTPQLLISIKPITAVINEFFGSSQLSQFMDQTNPLAELTHKRRLNALGPGGLSRDRAGFEVRDVHYSHYGRMCPIETPEGPNIGLILSMSSFARVNDYGFIETPYRLVKNGKVQKQVEYLTADKEEYHYMAQSNSTVDDKGEFTSKLISTRHRGDFPFRSPAEIQYMDLAPLQVVSVSTALIPFLEHDDANRALMGSNMQRQAVPLLTEEAPFVGTGMEARAAYDAGVCIVAKKDGVVSKVDATGVWIKEDQSKEIVHYPLIKFKKTNQGTCFNQKPNVAMLHTTTGGKVSKVSKERVELTAPNGEKEIHELFHSEEVQFVAVVKEGQDLGIGAPVAGQIIKGEKYGDFGQILQKGTVLANGPSTDAGYLALGRNVLVAFMPWEGYNFEDAILISERIIKDDVFSSIHIEEFEIQARETKLGQEQITRDIPNLSDKAFRDLDESGVIRVGAEVKPGDILVGMVTPKGETDLTPEYKLLHSIFGEKAKEVRDSSLRMPNGFEGTVIDIKRYSRETGDELAAGVEEMVKVYVARKRKLLVGDKMAGRHGNKGVVARVMAQEDMPYMEDGSPVDIVLNPLGVPSRMNLGQIFETQLGFAAKKLGINFETPVFDGATEGDVHDFCKKAGLPESSKFQLYDGRTGEKFINQVFCGYIYMLKLAHLVDDKIHARSTGPYSLVTQQPLGGKAQFGGQRLGEMEVWALEAYGASHTLQELLTIKSDDMLGRARIYEAIVKGIHSIKPGIPESFNVLVQELRGLALDIIIKDSEGLEVDISDYEDEFSKNKKKIKFETIENV, encoded by the coding sequence ATGCATACCCGAATGCAAATTAGAAACCGGGTAAATTTCGGTAAAATTACCGACCTCAATTTACTTCCTAATCTTATCTACGTACAGAAAAAATCCTTTGATTGGTTTCTCCAGTCGGAAGTGAAAGATCCGACGAAACGTTTGAACCAAGGGTTGGAAGCGGTATTCCGCGAGTCCTTCCCCATCGAATCGCCAAACAACGATATGGTCATGGAATATGGCCATTATATCTTGGGAGAGCCGAAACGTGATCCACAAGAGTGCAAAGACACTGATTCTTCTTTTGCTGTTCCACTAAAAGCAGTCATTCGACTCATCATCAAAGATACCGGAGAGATCCGGGAACAAGTTGTCTACATGGGAGACCTTCCTGTGATGACAGACCACGGAACTTTCATCATCAATGGTGCAGAAAGAGTCGTGGTAAGCCAGTTGCATAGATCCCCTGGTATTTTCTTTTCTTACGACCAAGTGCGAGATACTTTTTCTGCACGTGTGATTCCTTACCGAGGTTCTTGGTTGGAATTCGAAATGGACAATAAGGGAATCCTTGTTGCCAAAATCGACCGTAAGAAAAAATTCCCAGCTACCTTGCTAGTAAAAGCAATGGGAATGGGAACCAACGAAGAAGTTTTACGACTCTTCTACGGATCTTCTAAAATGAAGATTGCGGGTGCCAATCCAAAAGACCTCAAACGTCTGATTGGTCGTCGTACGATTGCTGATATCATCAACATGGAAACCGGAGAGGTTATGCTTGATGCCGGTTCCAAAATCAATGAGGATAATATCTCCATCCTTCGTGAAATGAAGGTAAAAGATGTGGATGTCATTGAATTTCCGAAAGGAAAAGACAACCCTGTTCTTATCAACTGTTTGGAAAAAGACGGTGTTAACGATTACGAAGACGCAGTGAAAAAATTCCATACGATCATGAGACCAGGGGAACCTTCTACGATTGAAAACGCAGAAGCGGAACTCAGACGCCTCTTTTTCTCACCTAAAACTTTTGATTTGGGAATTGTAGGTCGTTACAAAATCAATAGTAAATTCGAATTCAATAATCCAAAAGACTTTTCTAAAGCGGAAGACAGAGTTCTCCGTAAATACGACATCATTGAAACGGTTCGTTACTTAGTGATGCTTATGTCAGAAGCGGAAAACTACTATCCGGATGATATTGACCACTTAGGAAACAGAAGGATTCGTTCTGTTGGGGAACTCATTGCAAACCAATTGAAACTTGGATTCTCTCGTGTGGAACGAGTGATCAAAGAAAGAATGACAGTTCAGGAGCCGGAACAACAAACTCCGCAACTTTTGATATCGATCAAACCAATCACTGCGGTGATCAATGAGTTTTTTGGTTCCTCACAACTTTCACAGTTTATGGACCAAACAAACCCACTGGCAGAATTAACCCACAAACGTAGGTTAAACGCATTAGGCCCTGGCGGTTTATCGCGTGACAGGGCAGGTTTCGAAGTTCGTGACGTTCATTATTCTCACTATGGTCGTATGTGCCCCATTGAAACACCGGAAGGTCCAAACATTGGTCTCATTCTTTCCATGTCTAGTTTCGCTCGTGTAAACGATTACGGTTTTATTGAAACTCCTTACCGCCTTGTCAAAAACGGTAAAGTTCAAAAACAAGTAGAGTATCTCACTGCAGACAAAGAAGAATACCACTACATGGCACAGTCGAATTCGACTGTAGATGATAAGGGGGAATTTACTTCCAAACTGATCTCCACTCGCCATAGAGGGGACTTTCCTTTCCGTAGCCCAGCAGAAATTCAATACATGGATTTGGCACCACTCCAAGTTGTGTCTGTATCAACCGCTCTCATTCCATTTTTGGAACATGATGATGCGAACCGCGCACTTATGGGTTCCAACATGCAACGCCAAGCAGTTCCACTCCTTACGGAAGAAGCTCCGTTTGTAGGAACTGGGATGGAAGCCCGCGCCGCTTATGACGCAGGAGTTTGTATCGTAGCCAAAAAAGACGGTGTGGTTTCGAAAGTAGATGCTACAGGTGTTTGGATCAAAGAAGACCAATCCAAAGAGATTGTTCATTACCCTCTCATTAAATTCAAAAAAACCAACCAAGGAACTTGTTTTAACCAAAAACCAAACGTGGCTATGTTACATACAACCACAGGTGGAAAGGTAAGTAAAGTATCCAAGGAACGAGTGGAACTCACAGCTCCTAACGGAGAAAAAGAAATCCATGAACTTTTCCATTCGGAAGAAGTTCAGTTTGTGGCCGTTGTGAAGGAAGGCCAAGACTTAGGAATTGGAGCTCCGGTTGCCGGACAAATCATCAAAGGGGAAAAATACGGTGACTTTGGTCAGATCTTGCAAAAAGGAACTGTCCTTGCCAACGGTCCATCCACTGACGCGGGTTATTTGGCACTCGGTCGTAACGTCCTTGTGGCATTTATGCCTTGGGAAGGTTACAACTTTGAGGATGCGATTCTTATTTCAGAACGAATCATCAAGGACGATGTTTTCTCTTCGATCCACATTGAAGAATTCGAAATCCAAGCTCGGGAAACCAAACTCGGACAAGAACAAATCACTCGGGACATTCCTAATCTATCGGACAAAGCGTTCCGTGATTTGGATGAGTCCGGTGTAATCCGTGTGGGTGCGGAAGTAAAACCAGGAGACATCCTTGTTGGGATGGTAACACCAAAGGGTGAAACCGACCTCACTCCAGAATACAAACTTTTACACTCCATTTTTGGAGAAAAGGCAAAAGAAGTAAGGGATTCCTCACTTCGTATGCCAAACGGTTTTGAAGGAACTGTCATCGATATCAAACGTTATTCCCGCGAAACTGGCGATGAACTCGCTGCCGGTGTGGAAGAAATGGTGAAAGTCTATGTCGCTCGTAAACGTAAACTCCTCGTGGGTGATAAGATGGCGGGACGGCATGGTAACAAAGGGGTCGTGGCTCGTGTGATGGCACAAGAAGATATGCCATATATGGAAGACGGCTCTCCTGTGGATATCGTGCTTAACCCACTCGGGGTTCCTTCAAGGATGAACCTTGGTCAGATCTTTGAAACTCAGTTGGGTTTCGCAGCAAAAAAACTCGGAATCAACTTTGAAACACCAGTTTTTGACGGAGCGACCGAAGGTGACGTTCATGATTTCTGTAAAAAAGCAGGATTACCGGAAAGCAGCAAATTTCAGTTATACGATGGAAGAACGGGCGAAAAATTCATCAACCAAGTATTCTGCGGTTATATCTACATGTTGAAACTGGCCCACTTAGTGGATGACAAAATTCACGCAAGATCCACTGGACCTTACTCACTCGTTACGCAACAGCCACTCGGTGGTAAAGCGCAGTTCGGGGGACAAAGGTTAGGGGAGATGGAAGTTTGGGCTCTCGAAGCATACGGTGCATCACACACCTTACAAGAGTTACTCACCATTAAGTCAGACGACATGCTCGGACGTGCAAGAATTTACGAAGCGATTGTGAAAGGAATCCACTCGATCAAACCGGGAATTCCAGAATCATTCAACGTTCTTGTACAAGAACTCCGAGGTCTGGCACTTGATATCATCATCAAAGACTCCGAAGGATTGGAAGTGGATATCTCTGATTACGAAGATGAATTCTCGAAGAACAAAAAGAAAATCAAGTTCGAGACCATTGAAAACGTTTAG
- a CDS encoding histidine kinase produces the protein MAKPFLELETQIPDLVKAKSKIIVRSSRMNRQLEQYVLGLITNILAEVNQTHFVEMLYTIAKELTINGIKANQKRVFFEDEGLDITDENDYFQGIKDYSKKFSEKMADEYGKRCLARGVYVQIKFHYCLDGLLVEVTNNTPVIKTEEARMREKMKKSMNYNDIAEFYMDNMDNTEGAGLGIALIMILLKNEGVDPNLFRIITHADRTVARVEIPFNDNYVSFRSAELAEI, from the coding sequence GTGGCGAAACCATTTTTAGAATTAGAAACACAAATCCCCGATTTGGTAAAGGCAAAATCCAAAATCATCGTCCGTTCTTCTCGGATGAATCGCCAACTGGAACAGTATGTCCTCGGACTCATCACCAATATTCTTGCCGAAGTGAACCAAACCCACTTTGTGGAGATGCTGTATACCATCGCCAAGGAACTCACCATCAACGGAATTAAAGCCAACCAAAAACGAGTTTTCTTTGAAGATGAGGGTCTTGACATCACGGACGAAAATGACTACTTCCAAGGAATCAAAGACTACTCAAAAAAGTTTTCCGAAAAAATGGCGGATGAATACGGCAAACGATGTCTCGCTCGCGGTGTCTATGTTCAAATCAAATTCCACTATTGTTTAGATGGACTTCTTGTAGAAGTCACAAACAACACCCCCGTAATCAAAACAGAAGAAGCGCGGATGCGGGAAAAAATGAAAAAGTCCATGAATTACAACGACATCGCCGAGTTCTATATGGACAATATGGATAACACAGAAGGGGCTGGCCTTGGAATTGCCCTCATTATGATCCTATTAAAAAATGAAGGGGTTGACCCTAACCTATTCCGCATCATCACACATGCTGATAGAACGGTAGCTCGAGTAGAAATTCCATTTAACGACAATTATGTGTCGTTTCGCAGTGCGGAATTGGCAGAAATCTAA
- the secE gene encoding preprotein translocase subunit SecE → MKATSFIQECKAELEKVHWPTRQEVVSSTVVVLVTVFIFSLFLSASDFVFLKLLKWFWALGT, encoded by the coding sequence ATGAAAGCTACGAGTTTCATTCAGGAATGTAAAGCAGAACTTGAAAAAGTGCATTGGCCTACGCGCCAAGAGGTAGTGAGTTCTACCGTTGTCGTCCTAGTTACAGTATTTATTTTTTCCCTATTTTTATCAGCTTCGGATTTTGTTTTTCTGAAACTGCTAAAATGGTTCTGGGCATTGGGAACATAG
- a CDS encoding SDR family NAD(P)-dependent oxidoreductase, translating to MELKGANILVTGSAGGLGKAMAYRLGKAGANIILSDIQKDKLDETVALFQKEGIKTTGIVANVAKEEDSIRLMDEAAAFQGSLDVAILNAGILRDGLLIRVDKETGKVKGKMGIDQWQSVIDVNLTGVFLTAREAAAKMVEQKKGVIIPIASIAMHGNSGQTNYSAAKAGVAAMTVTWSKELAKFGIRVAGIAPGFIGTEMVLKDMNPEALEKWKSIIPVGRLGEPDEIASAAEFIISNDLVTGVVLEISGGVRI from the coding sequence ATGGAATTAAAAGGTGCAAACATTCTCGTCACCGGATCTGCCGGTGGACTCGGAAAGGCAATGGCCTACCGCTTAGGTAAGGCTGGAGCCAATATCATTCTCTCTGACATTCAAAAAGACAAATTGGACGAAACCGTCGCCCTCTTCCAAAAAGAGGGGATCAAAACGACAGGCATTGTTGCCAATGTTGCCAAAGAAGAAGACAGCATTCGTCTTATGGACGAAGCAGCCGCTTTCCAAGGAAGTCTCGATGTGGCCATTTTGAATGCGGGAATTTTACGAGACGGCCTACTCATTCGTGTGGACAAAGAAACCGGAAAAGTGAAAGGAAAGATGGGAATCGACCAATGGCAATCGGTCATCGATGTCAATTTGACAGGTGTGTTTTTGACCGCTAGAGAAGCTGCGGCGAAGATGGTAGAACAAAAGAAAGGTGTGATCATCCCGATAGCTTCGATCGCTATGCATGGAAACTCAGGCCAAACCAATTACAGTGCTGCCAAAGCAGGGGTTGCTGCCATGACAGTAACTTGGTCCAAGGAACTTGCCAAATTTGGAATCCGAGTGGCAGGAATTGCTCCCGGATTTATAGGAACAGAAATGGTTCTAAAAGATATGAACCCAGAAGCATTAGAGAAATGGAAGTCCATTATACCTGTGGGAAGACTTGGAGAACCAGATGAAATTGCATCCGCTGCTGAGTTTATCATCTCCAATGATTTAGTGACTGGTGTTGTTTTAGAAATTTCTGGTGGAGTTCGAATCTAA
- the rplK gene encoding 50S ribosomal protein L11 translates to MAAKKVVKQIKLQVEAGKANPAPPVGPALGQAGLNIMEFCKQFNERSKTQMGLKLPVVITVYSDRSFTFVTKSPPAALLVMKALGLQGGSATPHTVKVGTIKRAQLEEIAKTKMEDLNANDMDAAINIIAGTCRSMGVNVE, encoded by the coding sequence ATGGCTGCAAAGAAAGTAGTAAAACAAATTAAACTCCAAGTGGAAGCAGGGAAAGCAAACCCGGCTCCTCCAGTAGGTCCCGCTCTTGGACAAGCCGGACTCAATATTATGGAGTTCTGTAAACAGTTCAACGAAAGATCCAAAACACAAATGGGACTCAAACTTCCAGTAGTGATCACTGTTTATTCCGACAGAAGTTTTACATTCGTAACTAAATCTCCTCCAGCGGCTCTTCTTGTGATGAAGGCGCTTGGACTTCAGGGTGGATCTGCCACTCCGCACACTGTTAAAGTGGGAACAATCAAACGAGCTCAACTAGAAGAAATTGCAAAAACAAAGATGGAAGATCTCAATGCGAACGATATGGATGCAGCAATCAACATTATTGCTGGAACTTGTCGTTCCATGGGTGTAAACGTCGAGTAA
- a CDS encoding helix-turn-helix transcriptional regulator, with protein MKIKTELSKQQLEQAIKGIQGIAHPIRLLILYTLAKEEKTVGQLVELLGTSQSAASQHLSKMKNNGILESRKSSNQVFYSLKDPKFKDLIQTIVKVYKK; from the coding sequence ATGAAAATAAAAACAGAACTATCGAAACAACAATTGGAACAAGCCATTAAAGGGATACAAGGTATCGCTCACCCTATTCGTTTATTGATTCTATATACCCTAGCAAAAGAAGAAAAAACGGTGGGTCAACTTGTAGAATTACTTGGGACTAGCCAATCCGCAGCTTCCCAACACTTAAGTAAGATGAAAAACAATGGAATCTTAGAATCGCGTAAGTCCTCAAACCAAGTGTTTTACAGTTTGAAAGACCCGAAGTTTAAAGATTTAATCCAAACAATCGTCAAAGTGTATAAAAAATAA
- the rplA gene encoding 50S ribosomal protein L1 → MKRGKKYIQLKEKVDRTKAYTLGDAVGLAKATSFSKFDGTLEISTKINYKSLQNVRGTISLPHGTGKTIKVLVFCKGDKQNEAKEAGADFVGDMDLIEKVAGGWTDFDACVATPDMMKEVGKLGPVLGRKGLMPKPKAGTVTTDVTKAVKELKAGRIEYRPDKGGVVHLGVGKCSFSDDKLSDNINAVVAALMKDKPSDAKGDYLKSFSVAATMGIGVKVDVKELVNANI, encoded by the coding sequence ATGAAACGCGGCAAAAAGTATATCCAACTCAAAGAGAAAGTCGATCGCACTAAGGCTTATACCCTTGGCGATGCAGTCGGTTTGGCAAAAGCTACTAGTTTTTCCAAATTTGACGGAACATTAGAGATTTCGACTAAAATCAATTATAAATCTCTCCAAAACGTTAGAGGGACAATCTCTCTTCCACACGGAACTGGAAAAACAATCAAAGTTTTGGTTTTCTGCAAAGGAGACAAACAAAACGAAGCAAAGGAAGCTGGTGCTGATTTTGTAGGAGATATGGATCTCATTGAAAAGGTTGCCGGTGGTTGGACTGATTTTGACGCCTGCGTTGCTACCCCTGATATGATGAAGGAAGTAGGTAAATTGGGTCCTGTTCTTGGTCGTAAGGGCCTTATGCCAAAACCAAAAGCAGGAACGGTCACTACTGATGTGACTAAAGCAGTCAAAGAACTGAAAGCCGGCCGTATTGAATACCGCCCTGACAAAGGGGGAGTGGTTCACTTAGGTGTTGGGAAATGTTCCTTCTCTGATGACAAACTTTCTGATAACATCAATGCAGTAGTGGCAGCACTTATGAAAGACAAACCTTCTGATGCGAAGGGTGATTACCTAAAGTCTTTTTCGGTTGCGGCAACTATGGGAATCGGTGTGAAAGTCGATGTGAAAGAACTAGTAAACGCGAACATATAA
- the nusG gene encoding transcription termination/antitermination protein NusG yields MVLGIGNIGRDVGDSLDKKWYVLQTYSGHENKVKTNIEKMVQQQKLEDQIFAVKIPSMEVAEMKNGKKKVTKKKLMPGYVLVEMNMTDDLRFKIQNLPSVSTFVGGKGKGPEPLSLDEIKNLFSDVGSVESEEVSRPRFLFKVGETLKIIDGPFANFTGLVDEIFPDKGRLRVRVEIFGRSTPVELDYLQVKSEQ; encoded by the coding sequence ATGGTTCTGGGCATTGGGAACATAGGTAGGGACGTGGGCGATTCTTTAGATAAAAAATGGTATGTGCTTCAGACTTATTCCGGTCACGAGAATAAGGTGAAAACAAACATTGAGAAGATGGTCCAACAACAAAAGCTGGAAGACCAAATTTTTGCGGTAAAAATTCCTTCAATGGAAGTTGCCGAAATGAAAAACGGCAAGAAGAAGGTTACTAAGAAAAAACTCATGCCGGGTTATGTTCTCGTTGAGATGAATATGACCGATGACCTTCGATTTAAAATCCAGAACTTACCTTCTGTTTCTACATTTGTAGGCGGAAAAGGAAAAGGTCCGGAGCCACTATCCTTGGATGAGATTAAAAACCTCTTCAGCGATGTGGGAAGTGTGGAATCGGAAGAAGTTTCGAGACCACGTTTCCTATTCAAAGTGGGAGAAACATTGAAAATTATAGATGGTCCGTTTGCTAATTTCACAGGACTTGTGGATGAAATTTTCCCTGATAAGGGAAGGCTCCGCGTTCGTGTTGAAATTTTCGGAAGATCCACTCCAGTAGAGTTGGATTACCTCCAAGTAAAATCGGAACAATAA
- the rplJ gene encoding 50S ribosomal protein L10, which produces MANSSKIEAVAELKGRLEKRPNFILASYSGLTVEDMSNLRAKLRKEGSEMKVIKNNLFLRALKESSEHKNNSIDFGDIYKGPLAAIFSLDALPAVAKVCKDFAKDKKELEIRTGYMDGEVLGKSGVEAIAGLPSKQELLAQIARGINAPATQIASGINQIMASLARAINAVAEKNGN; this is translated from the coding sequence ATGGCAAATTCATCTAAAATTGAAGCAGTAGCGGAACTTAAAGGTCGTTTAGAAAAACGACCAAATTTTATTTTAGCATCTTACAGCGGTTTAACTGTTGAAGATATGTCTAACCTTCGTGCGAAACTTCGCAAAGAAGGATCGGAAATGAAGGTAATTAAAAATAACCTTTTTCTCCGTGCTTTAAAAGAGTCTTCTGAACATAAAAATAACTCCATTGACTTTGGAGATATTTACAAAGGCCCTCTTGCAGCTATTTTCTCTCTGGATGCACTTCCAGCAGTAGCAAAAGTTTGTAAGGACTTTGCAAAAGATAAGAAGGAACTCGAAATTAGAACCGGCTATATGGACGGGGAAGTTTTGGGTAAGTCTGGAGTAGAGGCGATTGCTGGACTTCCGTCCAAACAAGAACTTCTTGCGCAAATTGCTCGTGGGATCAATGCTCCTGCAACACAAATTGCTTCTGGAATCAATCAAATCATGGCATCATTGGCTCGCGCCATCAATGCTGTAGCCGAGAAAAACGGCAATTAG
- the rplL gene encoding 50S ribosomal protein L7/L12, with translation MSVDALLEQIGSLTLVQAADLVKKMEDKFGISAAAPVAVAAVAGAGGPAAAEEPATFNIILKAHGDKKIDVIKLVREITGLGLADAKTLVEAGGKSVKEGVSKDEAADIKKKLEGVGAQVEVAAAG, from the coding sequence ATGTCTGTTGACGCGCTATTAGAACAAATTGGAAGTCTTACACTGGTTCAGGCTGCTGATCTAGTGAAAAAGATGGAGGACAAATTCGGGATTTCTGCTGCTGCACCAGTTGCGGTAGCGGCGGTTGCGGGTGCAGGTGGTCCAGCTGCTGCTGAAGAGCCTGCTACTTTCAATATCATCTTGAAAGCACACGGTGACAAAAAGATCGACGTTATTAAACTCGTTCGCGAAATCACTGGTCTTGGATTGGCAGATGCGAAAACGCTTGTGGAAGCTGGTGGAAAATCAGTGAAAGAAGGCGTTTCTAAAGACGAAGCTGCTGATATTAAGAAAAAACTCGAAGGTGTTGGGGCTCAAGTAGAAGTTGCTGCTGCCGGTTAA
- the rfaD gene encoding ADP-glyceromanno-heptose 6-epimerase, giving the protein MAKKLTLVTGGAGLIGSQIIEDLNHNGNTDILVVDHLGTTEKWKNLQRNFFQDYYEKDQFESMLDSKSPLLNEISEIYHLGACSATTEKDATYLMHNNFHYTKKLAEFAVSKNIPFLYASSAATYGEGEFGYDDKAPIENLKPLNMYGYSKQLFDLYAKKTGIADKLIGLKYFNVFGFGEAHKGEMRSLVLKGYEQIRDTGKLKLFKSYKPEYKDGEQKRDFLYVKDASKISIYLCSERKYGLYNVGRGVAETWNELANALFVAMNKAVNIEYVEMPESLKGKYQYYTCAEMEKINQTGYPFGYTNLRDSVAEYVRFLLEEKT; this is encoded by the coding sequence ATGGCAAAAAAACTAACTTTAGTCACTGGTGGAGCGGGCCTTATTGGATCGCAAATCATAGAAGACCTCAATCATAATGGAAATACCGATATCTTGGTCGTGGACCATTTAGGAACCACGGAAAAATGGAAAAATTTGCAGCGGAATTTTTTCCAAGATTATTACGAAAAAGATCAATTTGAATCTATGTTGGATTCAAAAAGTCCCCTCTTAAATGAAATTTCTGAAATTTACCATTTGGGAGCTTGTTCTGCCACAACAGAAAAAGATGCTACCTATCTTATGCACAATAACTTTCATTATACGAAGAAACTTGCGGAGTTTGCTGTATCTAAAAATATCCCCTTCCTCTATGCCTCAAGTGCTGCCACTTATGGAGAAGGAGAATTTGGATATGATGATAAGGCTCCGATCGAAAACTTAAAGCCACTCAATATGTATGGTTATTCCAAACAGTTATTCGATCTTTATGCCAAAAAAACAGGAATTGCTGACAAACTGATTGGACTCAAATACTTCAATGTCTTCGGGTTTGGGGAAGCTCATAAGGGAGAGATGCGTAGCCTCGTCCTAAAAGGTTACGAACAAATTCGTGACACCGGGAAATTAAAATTATTCAAATCCTATAAACCCGAATACAAAGATGGAGAACAAAAACGAGATTTTCTCTATGTAAAGGATGCAAGCAAAATCAGCATTTACCTTTGCAGTGAACGAAAATACGGGTTGTACAATGTAGGCAGGGGAGTTGCTGAAACTTGGAATGAACTTGCGAACGCTTTGTTCGTAGCGATGAACAAAGCAGTCAATATTGAATACGTTGAAATGCCTGAATCATTAAAAGGAAAATACCAATACTACACTTGTGCAGAGATGGAAAAGATAAACCAAACTGGCTATCCCTTTGGTTATACTAACCTCAGGGATTCTGTTGCAGAATATGTTCGTTTTTTGTTAGAAGAAAAAACTTAG